Proteins encoded by one window of Longimicrobium sp.:
- a CDS encoding outer membrane beta-barrel protein, whose amino-acid sequence MKKTSILSALLASLIGCSTGFAQDAPAQQPFTTTGFQFTVGLTGAQSTIEKGESATTGIGVSLHAGYGITRRLSLFAGGTGTTMESGKYALAHVDLGGRFLLSEAQLRPYLQAGWTGRLAREEIPEHFDDKVIQIRGVGPSVGAGVEYGVSPEAAVDVGLVYTGGDYTEGKITKDPWTDLGSDAFGARSLRFTVGVTARL is encoded by the coding sequence ATGAAGAAGACATCGATCCTCTCGGCGCTCCTCGCATCGCTGATCGGGTGCAGCACCGGCTTCGCGCAGGACGCGCCCGCGCAGCAGCCGTTCACGACCACCGGTTTCCAGTTCACCGTGGGATTGACGGGAGCGCAGTCCACCATCGAAAAGGGAGAAAGCGCCACCACCGGCATCGGCGTAAGCCTGCACGCGGGGTACGGCATCACACGGCGGCTTTCGCTCTTTGCCGGGGGCACCGGAACGACGATGGAATCCGGCAAATACGCCCTGGCCCACGTCGATCTCGGCGGCCGGTTCCTGCTCTCCGAGGCCCAGCTGCGGCCCTACCTGCAGGCGGGGTGGACGGGGCGGCTGGCGAGGGAGGAGATCCCCGAGCACTTCGACGACAAGGTCATCCAGATCCGCGGAGTGGGCCCGAGCGTGGGCGCCGGGGTGGAGTACGGGGTTTCGCCCGAAGCCGCGGTAGACGTGGGGCTGGTCTACACCGGCGGCGACTACACCGAGGGAAAGATCACGAAGGACCCCTGGACGGACCTGGGCAGCGACGCATTCGGCGCGCGGAGCCTGCGGTTCACGGTGGGCGTCACGGCGCGGCTCTAG
- a CDS encoding molybdopterin oxidoreductase family protein: MTTITLPLVRTGVVRGACPHDCPDTCAMLVHVQDGRAVRVQGDPDHPVTQGFLCTKVNRYVERTYHADRLTTPLRRVGPKGEGRFEPASWNEALDDIARRLNAIRAGEHGPQAILPYSYSGTLGKVQGESMSSRFFHRIGASLLDRTICATAGSVGWGVTYGDRLGPTPEEAEHARFILLWGTNTLTSNPHLWPALRRAREAGARLIAIDPIRTRTAAQCDEHLPIRPGADAALALGMMHVIFRDGLDDTEYLRENTVGWEALRERAGEWTPERAAGITGLDAERIEQLAHEYATTRPSFIRLNYGLQRHRGGGTAVRTISLLPAVTGAWRDLGGGATLSTSGAFKLNGGGLQRPDWVPPGTRTINMIQLGEALTKPDAGVGGPPVQALVVYNSNPAAVAPDLGSVRQGLLRDDLFTVVMEHFVTDTARYADWVLPATTQLEHWDVHTAYGHLYLTLNRPSIAPVGESLPNTEIFRRLARRMGLDDPEFADGDVDLIRQALESSHPWMQGITFERLLDEGWIRVGAQRDFRPYAEPKPNTPTGKIQILAPELEAIGIDPLPTYVPPAESAEADPERAARYPLMLLSPPEHPLMNSTFANVPHLERAAGPTKLLLHPNEAAVRGVRDGDRLRCWNDRGHFFGRAVVTDDVRPGVAVSYGVRWAQLSDGGRTVNDTTSQGVTDMGGGAVFYDNAVEVEVAAGDEILDRVPRPGVYSTVPPS; encoded by the coding sequence ATGACCACGATCACCCTTCCCCTGGTCCGGACCGGCGTGGTGCGCGGCGCCTGCCCCCACGACTGCCCCGACACGTGCGCCATGCTGGTGCACGTGCAGGACGGCCGCGCCGTGCGCGTGCAGGGCGACCCCGACCACCCGGTGACGCAGGGCTTCCTGTGCACCAAGGTGAACCGCTACGTCGAGCGCACCTACCACGCGGACCGGCTGACGACGCCGCTGCGCCGCGTGGGCCCCAAGGGCGAGGGGCGGTTCGAGCCGGCTTCGTGGAACGAGGCGCTGGACGACATCGCCCGGCGGCTGAACGCAATCCGCGCGGGCGAGCACGGGCCGCAGGCCATCCTCCCCTACTCGTATTCCGGCACGCTGGGCAAGGTGCAGGGCGAGTCGATGTCCAGCCGCTTCTTTCACCGCATCGGCGCCAGCCTGCTGGACCGTACCATCTGCGCCACCGCGGGGAGCGTGGGCTGGGGCGTCACCTACGGCGATCGCCTCGGGCCCACACCGGAAGAAGCCGAGCACGCGCGGTTCATCCTCCTCTGGGGCACCAACACGCTCACCAGCAACCCGCACCTGTGGCCGGCGCTGCGCCGCGCCCGCGAGGCCGGGGCGCGCCTGATCGCCATCGACCCCATCCGCACGCGCACCGCGGCCCAGTGCGACGAGCACCTGCCCATCCGCCCCGGCGCCGACGCCGCGCTGGCGCTGGGGATGATGCACGTGATCTTTCGCGACGGGCTGGATGACACTGAGTACCTGCGCGAGAACACCGTCGGCTGGGAGGCGCTGCGGGAGCGGGCGGGCGAGTGGACGCCGGAGCGCGCGGCGGGGATCACGGGGCTGGATGCGGAGCGCATCGAGCAGCTGGCGCACGAGTACGCCACCACGCGGCCGTCGTTCATCCGGCTGAACTACGGGCTGCAGCGGCACCGCGGCGGCGGCACCGCGGTCCGCACCATCTCACTCCTTCCTGCGGTCACCGGCGCCTGGCGCGACTTGGGCGGGGGCGCCACGCTCTCCACCAGCGGCGCCTTCAAGCTGAACGGCGGCGGGCTGCAGCGGCCGGACTGGGTTCCGCCCGGGACGCGCACGATCAACATGATCCAGCTGGGCGAGGCGCTCACGAAGCCGGATGCGGGCGTGGGCGGGCCGCCGGTGCAGGCGCTGGTCGTCTACAACAGCAATCCCGCGGCGGTCGCGCCGGACCTGGGCAGCGTCCGGCAGGGGCTGCTGCGCGACGACCTGTTCACGGTGGTGATGGAGCACTTCGTCACCGACACGGCGCGCTACGCGGACTGGGTGCTCCCCGCGACCACGCAGCTGGAGCACTGGGACGTGCACACCGCGTACGGGCACCTGTACCTGACGCTCAACCGGCCGTCCATCGCCCCGGTCGGCGAGTCGCTGCCCAACACCGAGATCTTCCGGCGGCTGGCCAGGCGGATGGGGCTGGACGATCCCGAGTTCGCGGACGGCGACGTGGACCTGATCCGCCAGGCGCTGGAGTCGTCGCACCCCTGGATGCAGGGGATCACCTTCGAGCGGCTGCTGGACGAGGGATGGATTCGCGTCGGCGCGCAGCGCGACTTTCGTCCGTACGCGGAGCCGAAGCCGAACACGCCCACGGGAAAGATCCAGATCCTGGCGCCTGAGCTGGAGGCCATCGGCATCGATCCCCTGCCCACGTACGTGCCGCCGGCCGAGAGCGCCGAGGCAGACCCCGAACGCGCCGCGCGCTATCCGCTAATGCTGCTGTCGCCGCCGGAGCATCCGCTGATGAACAGCACCTTTGCCAACGTGCCGCACCTGGAGCGCGCGGCGGGGCCTACCAAGCTGCTGCTGCATCCCAACGAGGCGGCGGTGCGCGGGGTGCGCGACGGCGACCGCCTGCGCTGCTGGAACGACCGCGGGCACTTCTTCGGCCGGGCGGTGGTGACGGATGACGTCCGGCCGGGCGTCGCCGTTTCCTACGGCGTGCGCTGGGCGCAGCTCTCCGACGGCGGCCGCACGGTGAACGACACCACCTCGCAGGGCGTTACCGACATGGGCGGCGGCGCCGTCTTCTACGACAATGCGGTAGAGGTGGAGGTGGCGGCGGGGGACGAGATTCTGGACAGAGTGCCCCGTCCGGGTGTATATTCAACCGTTCCACCGAGTTAG